The genomic window GCAAAACGCCATCCGAGGGAGAAGGAGAGATACAGGAGATGATAGATATATCGGATCTTGCGCTGGGTCTCTCAAGGCAGCTCTACGGTCTCACCATTGCCAGTGAACGTCCCTATCACAGGATGTATGAGCAGTGGGTACCGCTTGGTCCTGTTGCAGTCATAACTTCATTCAATTTCCCAGCATCGGTATGGTCATGGAATGCATTCATTGCAGCAGTCGATGGAGATGTTGTGATATGGAAGCCGTCCTCTAAGGCGGCGCTCACAGCTGTAGCCGTCATGAAGGTTATCGAAAGGGTTCTGAAGAGGAACAATGCGCCCAACATATTCTTCCTGCTTGTAAGCTCGGGTTCCGAGGGTGGAGACTGGATTACAAACGATCCAAGAATACCTCTTGTTTCATTCACAGGATCTGTGCCGGTTGGAAAGAAGATCTCAGAAAACGTTGCAAAGAGACTTGGAAAGAGCATACTTGAGCTGGGAGGAAACAATGGTGCAATAGTTTCAGATAAGGCGGATATAGATCTGGCGCTTAGAGGCGTGGTTTTCGGTGCACTGGCCACTGCCGGGCAGCGCTGCACCACCACCAGGCGCGTAATTGTGCATGAGAAGATATACGACGAATTCCTGGAGAAACTAAAGAACGCATATTCAACCATAAAGGTCGGGGATCCCAGAGATAAGGGTGTGCTGGTTGGTCCACTCATAGATGAGGATGCGGTGCGCGATTACGAAAATGCAATAGATGCAGCTATAAAGCAGGGTGGGAAGCTCGTATATGGTGGTAAAAGGATCAATCTGAAAGGCTACGAGGGCGGCCATTACGTCATGCCAACAATAATAGAGGCAAAACCCGATATGCCAATCGTCAAGGAGGAGACGTTTGCACCAATTCTCTACGTGATGAAGTACCGCACCATAGAGGAAGCTCTTGAGATTCACAACTCGGTTCCGCAGGGTCTGTCGTCATCCATATTCACGACTGATCTACGGGAGGAAGAGGCCTTCCTGTCTCCATATGGATCGGATTGCGGGCTTGCGAACGTCAACACAAGCACCGCTGGTGCTGAAATAGGCGGTGCCTTTGGAGGGGAGAAAGATACTGGAGGGGGAAGGGAGAGCGGAAGCGATGCCTGGAAGTACTATATGAGGAGGCAGACCGTTACAAAGAACTGGGGCCAAACGCTTCCTCTGGCGCAGGATGTGGTTTTCGAGTTCTAAGACCACCGCATCTATCCTTCCATTGGCGTGCGAACATCGCATGCCACTCATTTTATTGTTTTATGAAGCGATCCACATAATAGAGCCGTTTAAAATTTTTCATAGATCATGCAGGCTTTACCCTGCTGATATGAAATGCGTCATTTTCCCATGAACACCGGTCTCCTTTTATCTCTGAACGCCGCAACGCCCTCTACGAAGTCATGCGTTGAGGCAAGCTTTGACTGTTCCTCCGCCTCGAGCTCCAGGAATTCTTCGAAGTCAAAGTAAAGCGATCTGTTTATGAGGATCTTCCCGGTCGAATAGGCAGCAAAAGGACCATGGGATATGATATTCGCCGTATTCCTTGCCTCAGATAATGGATCCTCTGCCAACTCCAGCAATCCGGCTTTTTCAGCACACTCCGCCGAAAATTCGCCTCCTAGGAGCAGATGTCTGCTGAAGCGGCCTCCCGAGCGTCTTGTGATTATATAACTCAATCCAGTATCTGGAGCAAGTCCAATACCCTGAAAAGCGAGGATGAACCGGCTTCTTGGCGATGCATATACAAGATCGCATATGAACGCCAGACTTATGCCAGCACCGGCAGTAATACCATCGATTGCACTTATGAATATCTTTCTGCTGTTTCTGATCTTTCTGGCTATAATGTGGAAAGAATCCTTTAGATCGGATCTCAGAATTTTCTGCGTTATCTCATCTGGAGCATCGTTCAGATCTGCACCGGCCGAAAATGAATTGCCGGAACCTGTTATTATCACGACCCTCACGGATTCATCTTGATCTGCGCAGTCGATAGCGTTTATCAGTTCTGATCTTGTTTCGGCGTTTAGTGCGTTCATTCTTTCTGGTCTATTTATGGATATAATAGTTACAGAATTATCTCGTTCTGTGTTGATGTATCGATATTGCATGCATTAATGATAGCACACTTCATATTAAAATATAGAAGAACCTAAGGATATGAATTCTTCACTGGAGAATTTGTATCATTAAACGAACATGAAAAAATTAACTATAATTGGTATGATGCGCTATTCATGGATTTGAAGGGGAAAGTGGCCGTTGTAACTGGTTCAGGAAGGGGCATAGGGAGAGAGATTGCAGTATATCTGGCTAGGCATGGGGCAACAGTTGTAGTAAACGTGAAGAAGAGAATTGAGGAAGGCAACGAAACGCTTGCAGAGGTGAAGAAATACAGCGATGGTATGATGGTTCAGGCCGATGTATCGAGCCGGTCTGGAGCAAAGTTGCTTGCGGATCAAACCCGCAGGCAATACGGAAGATGCGACATACTGATCAATAATGCTGGGTTGGGCATAGGTATGCCATTTCTGGAATGCGATGACAGGCTCATAGAAAAGATGATCTCTTCAAATTACCTCTCTGCAGTCTACTGCACTCAGGAGTTCTCGGAGATAATGCCAGAAGGCAGCTCGATAATAATGATGGCATCGTTTGCAGGCATTAGACCAATGATGTATCTGTCGCTGTACGGAAGCCTTAAGGCAGCCATAATGAAGCTCACAGAGTATCTTGCCCTTGAGTTGAGGTCAAGACGTATAAGGGTCAATGCACTGGCCCCGTCGATCGTAAAGACAAAGATGGGCGAGAGCCTCTTAGATTATCTGCACATGACAGAGGAAGAATACGCATCAAAGCACACGCTAACTAGCAGCATAATATATCCTGAGGAGATCGCAGGTGCAATAGGTTTTCTTTTGGAATCTCCAAATATAACTGGCCAGACTCTGGTCATTGACTCCGGTCAGTCGCTGATGGGAGATCTATTCATGTAGAATTTTTATAAATATGTGAAATGAAATAGGTGATGTGAGGACGTCAACTAGCATCCGGCTGGAATGTACATTTCTAAGAACGCCGATCACTTATCCAGCCTTTCCTTCACTCCGGATGCATAGAGCGCCAGATCCTTGCTTCCGTCGTAGATGTAGGATCTGTAAAGTTCGAGGATGCTGGCCTCTATTGATCCTTCAGCATGGATCATGGCTGTGGAGAAGAGCGCTCCGAAGGATGAGATGATCTCCTTTGTCAGAGAGATGATCCTCGATCTCGTGACGGAATCCGTTCCCTTTTTGCCCGTCATGTATTTGCTGAGATATTTCATCTCATCAGGATTCTCAAAGTCTTTCGAGGATGGAAGCGTGGCAGCCAGGCCACCGGCTACGTCCACAAGATGCTTTATGACATCCATATAATTCTCGTTTGCCACAAGTTTCCCAACATTCGTGATCACCTTATCGGGTATCTGGATTCCAGTTGCAGGATCTGCCTTTGATTCATATGCAGCCAGATAACCTGTACTTCTAAGCAGCTCTTTATACTTTATAATTTCAACAACATCCCTCCTGATATGTGATTTGTCGTCCACACCATTGAATTCAGCCAGCAATTTTCCAAGCCCAACTAGCAGGTCAGCCATCCCCGTTCTGTATGCTATGGCGGTGAATCTATGAAATGTAGGAAACATCACAGCCACGAAGCCCGCATACTGCCATTCCCCTGCCAGAAATACACGATCCCATGGTACAAAGACGTCGTCAAAGATCGTGATGGATTCGGTCTCAACATTCTCCCTTCCCATAATGAACCATGGATCATCGTTGGCGGACTCAACAGCTTTCTCAGGTTTTGATATCATTTTGAGTCCTTTAGCATTTGCTGGTACTGCAAAAGCCACAGCATAGTCCGCATCATCCTTGGTCATTGCCCTGGTCGGGATAACTATGATCTCATTGGCCACAGGCCCCTGCGTTGTGTGTGCCTTTGCACCTCTAACAACTATGCCATCATTGCTGCGCTTCACAATATGCACATACATATCGGGATCCGACTGTTCGCTTGGTCTTAATGAGCGATCCCCTTTCATATCTGTCTGGGCCACGGCGAGTGCCAGATCATTTTCCGCTACATATCTGTAAAATTTTTCAATCCGATTGAAATAGGTTGTTCCTAGCCGGGAATCGATCTCCTTTGCCGCTATCAAAAGCGCGAAAATTGCGTCTGATCCTATTGCCTGAATTATATTGAATGTACCTCTGCCCATCCTTGTAGTTTTGTATATCAGATTGAATCTATCAAGCAGATCCTCAGTTTTCCTCGGAATCTTATAGAAACTGCTTATCTCTCCATACTCCCGATCCTGATACACCAGCATATCCCTATATTTCTCATCTTGCTGCCATTTGTAGATAAGTGAGGCGTGCTTTACAGCCGTTCCCAGTTGAGGATGATCTGCAACATTCTTAACGTTCATTCCCTTATAGTAGACAACCCTCCCATCATCGAGGCTTTTAAGATAACGATCGACGTCGTATATAGACATAATGTATCATATTATCATGTTAGGATAAGGCTTAAACCTTATTGTCCGCATTACCTGAAGAAATATATTGTATCTTTATGCTTCCATAATTTCACCAAGACATAACTTATTCGCTTTGCTATGGCTATGATATGGACATCGTCGCTCATGATATGCTTCTGTTCAGCGTTTCATATCCTTTGGAATACCATACGATGGACCCGATAAGCCCAACAGACCATGCGGCGGTCGCAAAGATCATGTAGTTGTAAACTGATATACCGGAAAGTGCGAATATGGAGATTATGTAGAGAGAGTAAGCCACACCCCTAACGGTTGCTATACCAAGACCGCGGTATCTCGTAACAAAGAGTTCAGTTTGCAGGATCTCCCTGACCGCCCAACCAAGTTCTCCGAAGAATGCGTTCACCACAAGGAGGATCACAAAGATATCAAACGGTAGCCTGAAGTAAATGTAAAGCAGGAATATCGACATGGAAACCGTCCCCCCGGCATATGCCATGACGGAGAGTAACCTTCTGCCTACCCTGTCGACAAAAGCAAGGATGGCATAGCCGAAAACGGCCTCACCAAGTCCGTATATGAAAGGTATGATGGATGTGTATTTTGGATATTCATATGGACCAAGAATATCAGCCACAAGTGCGAATGTCAGTACTATTGTTATGGCGAAAAGCAT from Thermoplasma sp. Kam2015 includes these protein-coding regions:
- a CDS encoding 4-hydroxyphenylacetate 3-hydroxylase N-terminal domain-containing protein gives rise to the protein MYDVDRYLKSLDDGRVVYYKGMNVKNVADHPQLGTAVKHASLIYKWQQDEKYRDMLVYQDREYGEISSFYKIPRKTEDLLDRFNLIYKTTRMGRGTFNIIQAIGSDAIFALLIAAKEIDSRLGTTYFNRIEKFYRYVAENDLALAVAQTDMKGDRSLRPSEQSDPDMYVHIVKRSNDGIVVRGAKAHTTQGPVANEIIVIPTRAMTKDDADYAVAFAVPANAKGLKMISKPEKAVESANDDPWFIMGRENVETESITIFDDVFVPWDRVFLAGEWQYAGFVAVMFPTFHRFTAIAYRTGMADLLVGLGKLLAEFNGVDDKSHIRRDVVEIIKYKELLRSTGYLAAYESKADPATGIQIPDKVITNVGKLVANENYMDVIKHLVDVAGGLAATLPSSKDFENPDEMKYLSKYMTGKKGTDSVTRSRIISLTKEIISSFGALFSTAMIHAEGSIEASILELYRSYIYDGSKDLALYASGVKERLDK
- a CDS encoding SDR family oxidoreductase; its protein translation is MDLKGKVAVVTGSGRGIGREIAVYLARHGATVVVNVKKRIEEGNETLAEVKKYSDGMMVQADVSSRSGAKLLADQTRRQYGRCDILINNAGLGIGMPFLECDDRLIEKMISSNYLSAVYCTQEFSEIMPEGSSIIMMASFAGIRPMMYLSLYGSLKAAIMKLTEYLALELRSRRIRVNALAPSIVKTKMGESLLDYLHMTEEEYASKHTLTSSIIYPEEIAGAIGFLLESPNITGQTLVIDSGQSLMGDLFM
- a CDS encoding enoyl-CoA hydratase-related protein; amino-acid sequence: MQYRYINTERDNSVTIISINRPERMNALNAETRSELINAIDCADQDESVRVVIITGSGNSFSAGADLNDAPDEITQKILRSDLKDSFHIIARKIRNSRKIFISAIDGITAGAGISLAFICDLVYASPRSRFILAFQGIGLAPDTGLSYIITRRSGGRFSRHLLLGGEFSAECAEKAGLLELAEDPLSEARNTANIISHGPFAAYSTGKILINRSLYFDFEEFLELEAEEQSKLASTHDFVEGVAAFRDKRRPVFMGK
- a CDS encoding aldehyde dehydrogenase family protein, giving the protein MKALIEEDLFSKIGISEVNSGVYDGAWANPSGKMLTVRSPIDGSEIAKISLATRQDYDRMVSKAIEEFKKWRMIPAPKRGLIIREIGEELRKEKKNLGKIVTIEAGKTPSEGEGEIQEMIDISDLALGLSRQLYGLTIASERPYHRMYEQWVPLGPVAVITSFNFPASVWSWNAFIAAVDGDVVIWKPSSKAALTAVAVMKVIERVLKRNNAPNIFFLLVSSGSEGGDWITNDPRIPLVSFTGSVPVGKKISENVAKRLGKSILELGGNNGAIVSDKADIDLALRGVVFGALATAGQRCTTTRRVIVHEKIYDEFLEKLKNAYSTIKVGDPRDKGVLVGPLIDEDAVRDYENAIDAAIKQGGKLVYGGKRINLKGYEGGHYVMPTIIEAKPDMPIVKEETFAPILYVMKYRTIEEALEIHNSVPQGLSSSIFTTDLREEEAFLSPYGSDCGLANVNTSTAGAEIGGAFGGEKDTGGGRESGSDAWKYYMRRQTVTKNWGQTLPLAQDVVFEF